GGTTGGGCTTTGCCTATCTGCACGGCTCGGCCCTGTCGCCCGAGGCAGAGCCCCCCGCCCGCGACAGTTTCCGCGATGTGTTGTTGCTGGGGCGGCTGGACGACGCGATCCGCCGGTTGAACCCGCATTTGCCCGCAGATGCCGTGCGGGTGGCGATCAATGAAATCCGCGACACGAAATTCTCGGGCGATCTGTTGTCAGAAAACCGCCGTATCCACGGGGTTCTGACAACGGGGGTTCCTGTGTCGTGGTTCGCAGGCGGCGAAGAGCGCCACGATATCGCCCGCGTGATCGATTTCGAGGGCGGCCAGAATGACTGGCTGGTGGTGAACCAGTTCGAGGTGGTGGGCCAGACCGCCCGGCGGCCCGATGTGATCATTTTCCTGAACGGCATGCCGGTGATCGTGATCGAGCTGAAGGGCACCGAAAGCGGCACATTGCGGGGGGCGTTCAACCAGCTGGAAACCTACAAGGCGCAGGTGCCCGACCTGTTCCGCACCAATGCGTTCAACGTGATCTCCGAAGGGGTGACGGCGAAATACGGCTCGGCCTCGGCGAATTTCGACCGCTTCATGAACTGGCGCACGGTGGATGGCGAAAGCGTGGTCGAGACGGGCAGCGCCCTTGCCCTGCAAACCCTGATCCATGGCTTGCTGACCCCGAACGTCATTCTGGAGATGATCCGCTTTTGCACCGTGTTCGAGGATGAGGGCAAGGGCCCGATCAAGAAGATCGCGGGCTATCATCAGTTCCACGCGGTGCGCAAAGGCGTGGCCGCCGTTCTGGGCGCCCATGGGCAGGATGGCCGCGGCGGGGTGATGTGGCACACGCAAGGGTCGGGAAAATCCCTGCTGATGACATTTCTGGCCGGTCGGCTGATGCGTGACCCAAGGTTGGAAAACCCGACGATTGTGGTGATCACAGACCGTAACGATCTGGACAATCAGCTGTTCGCGACCTTCTCGCGGTGTTCGGCCTTGTTTGGCGAGGTTCCTGTTCAGGCCGAAGATGTGCCCGATCTGCGCCGCAAGCTGGCGGATCGCAAGGTGGGCGGGGTGATCTTTGCCACCATCCAGAAATTCCGTCCCGAAAAAGGCAGCCCTGATTTTGGCGAGTTGACCCATCGCTCCAACGTGGTTGTCTTTGCGGATGAGGCGCATCGTTCGCAATATGGCTTTGATGCCAAACTGAACCGCGACACGGGCGAAACGAAATACGGTTTTGCCCATCATCTGCGCACGGCCTTGCCCAACGCGGTTTATGTGGGCTTCACCGGCACCCCGATTGCGCTTGTGGGGGCAGACACGCAGGCCGTGTTCGGCGATTACATCGATGTCTATGACATTGCCCAAGCTGTGTCGGACGGGGCGACCGTACCGATCTACTACGAGGGCCGCGTCGCCAAGATCGAGCTGTCGGATGAGGCGGGCGAATTGCTGGATGCTGAATTCGACGAAATCATCGAAGAGGCCGAGGCGGATGGCATCAGCTTTGACGATGACAGCAAGGGGGCGATGACCTCGAAATGGACGCAGCTTGAGAAGCTGGTCGGGGCGGCCCCGCGCCTTGATAAAGTGGTCGAGGATATCCTGAAGCATTTTGATGATCGGGTTGAGGCCATGGATGGCGGCAAGGCGATGATCGTATGCATGTCACGCCGGATCTGTGTTGAAGTGTATAACCGCATCATCGCCGCCCGCCCGGATTGGCACGCGGATGAGGATGCCGAGGGGGCGGTCAAGGTTGTGATGACGGGGGCGGCGCAAGACCCGGTCGAATTTCAGCCCCATATCCGTTCCAAAGCCCGGCTGGAAACCCTGCGGACGCGGTATCGCGACCCTGCTGATGCAATGAAGCTGGTCATCGTGCGGGACATGTGGCTGACAGGCTTTGACGCCCCCTGCATGCACACAATGTATGTCGACAAACCCATGAAGGGCCACGGGTTGATGCAGGCGATCACGCGGATCAATCGTGTGTTCGGGGCCAAGAACTCGGGGCTGGTGGTCGATTACATCGGCCTTGCCGCTGATCTCAAGAAGGCCCTGCGCCATTACTCGCAGGCCGACCAAAAACAGACGGGCGTTGATCAGGGCGAGGCTGTTCATGCCTTGCACACCCAGATCGATATCATGCGGGGGATGTTTTTCGGCATAGCTTATATGGATGCCGTTCGCGGCACCCCAGCCGACCGCATCCGCATTCTGCCTGTGGCGATTGAACATGCCCTGACGCTGAAGGTTGACGGGAAAGACCCCAAAAACCGCGAAGACAGCAAAAAGCGGTTCATGACTGCCGTTGCGGGTTTGGTGAAAGCCTTCCGGATTGCTGCGGGCACGTCAGAGGCGGCAGCCCTGAAGGATGAGGTCGGCTTCTTTGTCGCCGTGCAAGCCGCCATCCGGAAAATGGACGCGACATCCCGGACTGGACGCAGCGCCGAGGATACCGAACTGGCCATTGCCCAGCTTCTGAACCGGGCCGTAGCCTCGACCGAAGTGATCGACATTCTGGAGGCGGCGGGGATCGACCGCCCCGACCTGAGCGTATTGAGCGAGGATTTCCTGCTGGGGCTGCAAAATACGCCGCACAAGAACCTTGCGGTCGAGGCCCTGCGCAAGCTTTTGAACGGGGAAATCCGCACCCGAACCCGGACAAACCAGACCCAGAACGAGGCTTTCTCAAAACGCCTGACCGATGCCATGGCCCGCTATCACAACCGCAGCATCGATGCGATCCAGGTCATCAAAGAGATGATCGACATGGCCAAAGACCTGCAACAGCAGCCCGAGGACGGCATGTCCCCGGAGGAGGTGGCATTTTATGACGCTCTCGCCCAGAACGAGAGCGCCCGTGAGTTGATGGGCAACGAAGAATTGCGGGTCATTGCACAGGAACTGGTCAACGCCGTACAGGCCAATTCATCCGTCGACTGGTGGCGCAAGCAGAATGTGCGCACCAAGATGCGTGTGATCATACGGCGTATCCTGAAAAAACACGGGTTTCCGCCCGATTTGGCGTCAGATGCCATCAAGAAAGTCGTCCAACAGGCGGAGGTTCTGGCCCGGGAATTCGCGTAAGGCCAAAACCTCTGCGCAGTGCCGTTTTTGAGAGAAGGCCATCAGATGCAGGATCGATATGCCGGAGATATCGGTGACTTTGTAAAACTGGGGCCTGGCTGCTGCATCGGGTGGCCACGCCAGTTGAGGTTTGCTAAGCACTGTGGTGGAATATTATGGTCGACAGTGACCCCACGGCTCCAAGAGCATCAGATCGAAGATTGATTGAGGGACAACCGTAATGGGCTGGCTGTTCAACAATCGCGTCCCGGCCGATATCCGTGCTGAGATCGAGCGCCTCTGCACTCACAATGATGAAGAACGGTCAACCCGTCCCATTCGGATTTGCCGTGATGGATCAATCTGGACCGTTGCCGCTGAGATGACCTTGAAGAACGGCAGCGAGGTTCCGGATGGCTATCAACCAGACGAGAACGGCAAGTTCACCTTCGGCGCAGTGTTTCGCACAAGGAAAGACCACGGCGGCTGGGGGTATCGCTTGGATGAAGAAAATGTGGGTCCTGAATTTGCCCGAGCACCGAAGTCCCTCATCGACATCCTGAGCCCAACGTCATCAGACTGGGCAAACAGCTGGCGCAAGCGATGCCTGGAAAATGCTGCGAGAAGAGCACGACGACTGAAAGACGGTGACGTCATCAGGCTGGATCAAGCCCTGGAGTTCAATGACGGCAGGAAACGAAAGCATTTCAAGGTGATCATTGAGAAGCCGCAGGGATATACTCGGGCGAGGACGGTCTTTCAGTGTGTTGAAACTGGTGTGACCTGCAGGATTTCCGGGTTTCGGCGGCGGGCGTGGGATGCAATGTCGCCGGTGGGTGATCCCACCGAAGCAAAGGCGGCCACGGGGTTGGAAAAGGGCAACTGAGACATGGCAAAGGGTGCAAAGAACAGATGGTGGCCGACGGTCTGGGCGGGGAGCAGTCGTTCTCTACGGCTGCGTTAATATTCAGCTGGTCAAACCAAAGCCGCCATTCGCTGTGATGTGGTAACACCAGCCTCACACGGCTGAGCCCTGCCGATAGGTTACGCAAGCAGGTATCATGTCTTCGGACTTGGAATGACCGCCTGTTGCCAGTTCTCGATCCATTCTTGTATTGCCTCGCTTGGTCCATGAGCGATGCTGGCCAACTTGGGCGCAAGCTTAAGGAAATGTCGCCGAGCGGAATATGGTAAGGCTGAACGGCGGATAGACGTCCAGAACGAAAAAGGAGTGTTTGCGACGACCATGCGTGGGAGACGAACAACATCCAAATCCCTGTTCAGGGGCAAGCTAGCAAAGATGTTTCGTAGGGCGAGACTACGGGACATCTTGATCATGGTTTGGGCTGCGGACGCGATCAGATTAGGCGAGCCCGAGAGAGTTCGAGGGCGGCTCACGTATCCGGAGAGTGCCATTGGATCAAGACCGGGAAATGAATTCTTCATGGCGCCCTGGACTCTGGAAACCATGGTGAACGAGGCGCTCGTCCACCCTCCAGCGCCCTCCAAGCCTTCGACGCCCTCAAAACGCCTCAACACCAAGCTTTGGCAGTCATTCACGATGTTGTTTAATCTTATCAACGACATCGAAGACGCCGAGAGTTTGGAAGATATTCCTGAGGGTGAAATCCTCGCGGCAATGTCCCGGATTGGATGGCGTCAGTTCGGGTGGCAGGTTGGCTACAAAACTGCCTCGCGAATGTTTCGCGCTTGGTGGCTCTACAATTCCCTCGAAGCCAACGATCACTTCGAGGCCAAGTACGGCATCTCGCTTGAACGTTTCTGCTTTGTCGCTTTTGGCATCGCCGCGCAGCTAACCAATTTTCCTGCTGTTCGCATCGACAGTTCGATGGCCAGCGTTGGAATTTCGGATGCAGAGCGTGATGCCGTGTTCAACATCATCGCAAAGACGAGTGCAGATGCGCGGCGCGAAGCGAAGAACGCTCGGGCGGGAAAGGGACAGATCGCCTATAAGCCAAGCATTCTGCGACGGTGGCCGCTAATCTCAGTTCAGAAAGATGAGAGTTGGGAGGCATTTTGCCCGATACCAACGTTGCTCTACCTGCGAATGTCGGACGGATTGTTCTACGACTTGGTCGACAATGACAACGTGCGCCGAATTATCGGCGAACGGTTCGAGAGTTACGCTGTCGAGATCACCAAGCACTACATTGGAACTGAGTTTCAGGTTCTTTCCGAGGCTGAATACGGCGCAAAGGCAAACCCTGCGAAGACACCAGATGTGCGCGTGGTTTCGCAGCAAAACGCGTTGCGGGTCGTAATCGAGTGCAAGGCAAGGAAAATACCGTTCAAAGTCCTGTCCTCGCCAAACCCATATTTTGAGAACGAGGAGATTTACGATGAACTTATCAAGGGTGTCTGCCAAGTCTGGCGTTATGTTTCGGACGTGCGACGGGGCGTAGCTGATAACAACTGGTCAATCAGCGACGATGTTGTCGGGTTGGTCTTGATGCTAGAGCCTTGGTTTCAAATGTCCTCGCAAACCGTCAAGCACATCACCGATGCCGCTGAGGCTCGATGTGCTGGCACCTCAGGAATTCTGCCACAAGACCGGATCGCCGTTTCATTCGTTGCCATGGATGATTGGGAGTTTTCTCTGCGCAAGATTGGTGCAGAGGGAATGATTGCGGCTCTGAACAAACATGCCCATCCAGATAGGTTCGGATACATGCTAAGCACCGTGGTCGAAGAAATTGCAGAAGACTTCAAAGAACCCGTTGATGCCTACGACTACAGCACTGGAATCAATCGCGTCTTGCCTTGGATGCAGGACATTGATGAAGGGCGGGTTCCTGATGCGACTTAAGGGATACTCTCGGTGATCGCTCACGTCGTTTGCAAGCGGATCCGGATGTCTGTTTTCGTTCGGCGCCGGACTCTACCGAAAGCATCTTCGAATGTCCGCAACGGGCCGTGATCACCATCTAGCCTTAGCAAACTCTGCCGCCGCATTCCGCGTCTCAACCCGACACACTCAAGTTTACCCCTTCAACCAGAGCCCCCCTCGGCAACCCTGCCAGTGCATCACTTACCGCCCGGGCGATCACCGCGTCCTGATCCAAACCCGCCCGAATGAAGGCCAAGCCAAGCATCCCAGGGTTCCCACAACCAACGACGGCATCGTCACACCCTGATTCATAAAGCCGGTCCACGACATCCACAATGTCAGGGCAGCCCTCTGGCAGACGGATCATCACGTCAAACTGGAATTCCTTGATTTCAGTCATCGTACCCCCTCAAGCTTGGGTTGCATCGTCATTTCATTGCGGCATCGTGTCAATCAGCCAAAGCCCTTCCTGTCCTAATATATCACGGCTATCCTGCTCCCATGTATCGATTTCGCACTCTTCCAGACGACGACCCGATAATGGACAGCTCCCCCGTCCTTCGTGTCCTAGATTTCCTAAACGCCCAGTTCGCCCTGAACCCGAAGGGCATTCCCCTGACGAAATCGGGGGCGTTCCGGCGAGTGATGGTTGCGGAGGCCATAACGACGATCCAGTTCCCTGATTGGACCGAGCAGGAAATCTATCACGGCTTCGGGAAGATCCGGGTCGCGGATGAACACCATTTCGAGCCGCTCTGGATCCTGCATTCCGTCCTGCGCAACATGCGTATGGTCCGCCCGTATCTGGGGCATCTGCGCCTGACGAAGGCTGGGAAGGACCTGTTCTCCGACCGCTTCAGGACCTTCGACGTTGTCACCCGGACGCTGTTGTTCAAAGCGGAAAAGTTCCGGAGCGCCCGGGAATATCGAAATTTGCTCGGGAACTGGGACGTCTGGCTGAACGTGATCGACTATGAGGCGCGGGGCGGGATTGCCGGCCGGGCGCTGACCGAGGTCTTCTACGGTCCAGCCGATCCGGCCCAGGTTTACGATCCCCGCATGGGAGACCTGTATAGCGGGGTTCTCAAACCGCTGGTCTGGTCCGGGCTTCTATCCGAAGACATGACCGACGGCCGGAAGCTGGTGGACCGGATATATGCGACCACGCCGCTCTGGTCACGGTACCTTGAGTTAGACCCGAAACCGCCCCGGCTCCGGGTGGTGAAATAGGGCTCCGGGGGCGATCCCGATGTCGTCAGTGTCGAAAATACGCGACACCGAGGCCTTATCCCGAGAAAATGTCGAGTATGCTGGGCATCGCCAGCCCGGCGCAGCCTTTTCATACAGGGGCCACATCAGTTTTGCGAAAAACTGCCCTCTCGACCAAATAATCCAAACCATTTCAAAGGGTAATCCCTTCGCCATCGCTTGCGAGAAATCCAAGCGGAAAAACCACATTTTATCAGGTGGTTAGGGGGTGGACTCAGGGTGCGGCCGTGGCTATCTTGAAGTCACACAAAGGAGCGAATCGACCATGACCCGCCGCCGCAATTCGATACGGATATCCGTCCACGCCTGACCCGTTTTTCTGACGGGCACCGGATCGTTGCGGCCGCATGGCCACCTCTCTCAGAACATGACAGATCAACGCATGGCGCATGCCATGCCCGGTGCCCTTTCGCGATTTCGAAAGGATATCCCCCATGACACGTAAATCCGCAAAACGATCCACCGCAAAGGTGGAAAGCACGTCCGATCTCTGCCGGACTGATACGACGCTTCCGGGCCTCGAGGCTGTTCTGGCTCATCTTCAAAAGCTCCGCTCTGCGGGAACCACGACACTCTTGCTGGTTGAAGATGAGGAGCTTGACGAAGACGAAACCCCGAGCGTTCAGACACCGGAAATGCGCAATCCCCCGCGGGACCTACTGGATGCGTTGCTGATGCTGCGGCTTCATTCCATGCTGGCCAATGCGGGCTTGACGTCATTTCGGCCGCCACGCGGCAGCCTGCAAGTCATTGTCGCACCCGTTGAATGCGACAGGACCGATATCCGGACCATTCTGCCACGATTGATCGGTCGTGACCCGGCTTTGCCTGATCCTGCGATCCGTGCGGATGATGACGTGACACGCAAGCGCACTGGGAAAGGTGTTCTTGAAAGCCTCAGGGCAGATATTCTGCAGGGAAATCCAGTCATCGCGGTGATGACGGCGGATGACATGATCCCGGATGATCTTCGCGTTGCGATGCAACCGACCCTCCGACTTCCTCCCCTTTCGCGGCAGATGCTGCAAGCGGTGATGGCGTTTCAATTCAACGACCCATCCGTCGCGTTACAGCATCCGGATGCGACGATTGCGCAGCTGTCCGATGTCGCCATGTCGAGCATTTTTGCGGCGGAGGATATCAGGACCGCGATCGAACGCCTTGATCGTGCAGCTTCGCATAAAACCCAGACGCGGGTCACGCTCGATGATGTCCATGGACAGCCGCAAGCGCTCAAGGCGCTGCGGCAAGTGGTTGAAGATCTGCGGAGTTATCAGTCCGGGGCGGTGAAGTGGTCCGATGTGACGAAATCCTTCCTGCTTTTGGGTCCCCCTGGCACCGGAAAGAGCATGATGGCGGCGGGGCTGGCAGGGTCAGCGGGCATCAGCTTCGTGAAGACTTCATATTCAGACTGTCAAAAATTCGGGCACCAAGGCGACATGCTGAAAGCTCTGAACACCGCCGTTGAAAGCGCCATTTCCGCGGCACCCAGTGTCTTTTTCATTGATGAGATTGACTCTTTTCACAGCCGTGACCGGGAAACCGGCTCCAGGAATGGCTACATCATCGGAGTGGTGAACGGCTTGCTGACCCAGATTGACCGGCTGTCGGCGACGCCCGGCGTCATTCTGATCGCCGCGACCAACAACGTCGAACGCGTCGATAGCGCCGTCATCAGGCCCGGCCGGTTTGACCGGCACATCCACGTCGGGCGGCCGGACCGGTCCGGGATCCTTTCTATGCTCGAAGGCCTACTTTCTGGACTGAAGGTTGATCCAGTAGGGATCGACAGGCTCTGCGATCAGCTGTTGGGGGCGAGCGGAGCGGAGATCGCGGCGATGGTCAGGGATGCGCGGACGCGTGCCCGCGCAGAACGCAGCCCGCTGTCATTCGGGCACCTGCTGGCCGCCGCCGACGCGATCCAGCCCCCGCCGGAGCCTGGCGTCATCTGGCGGATCAGCGTGCATGAAGCCGGACACCTGCTGGCCGGCCATCTTCTGGGACTTCCCGCTGCCACACATGTCAGCGTTACCGGAATTCGCGGACTTGTCACCCGTCCACACCCCACATGCAAACTCCCGGGAACCATCAGCGATATGATTGTTCATGCCCTGGCAGGGCGGGTCACGGAGAGGTTGGTCTTCAGCGTG
This genomic window from Roseibaca calidilacus contains:
- a CDS encoding type I restriction endonuclease subunit R, with protein sequence MPFASEDDLEHWALEELQGLGFAYLHGSALSPEAEPPARDSFRDVLLLGRLDDAIRRLNPHLPADAVRVAINEIRDTKFSGDLLSENRRIHGVLTTGVPVSWFAGGEERHDIARVIDFEGGQNDWLVVNQFEVVGQTARRPDVIIFLNGMPVIVIELKGTESGTLRGAFNQLETYKAQVPDLFRTNAFNVISEGVTAKYGSASANFDRFMNWRTVDGESVVETGSALALQTLIHGLLTPNVILEMIRFCTVFEDEGKGPIKKIAGYHQFHAVRKGVAAVLGAHGQDGRGGVMWHTQGSGKSLLMTFLAGRLMRDPRLENPTIVVITDRNDLDNQLFATFSRCSALFGEVPVQAEDVPDLRRKLADRKVGGVIFATIQKFRPEKGSPDFGELTHRSNVVVFADEAHRSQYGFDAKLNRDTGETKYGFAHHLRTALPNAVYVGFTGTPIALVGADTQAVFGDYIDVYDIAQAVSDGATVPIYYEGRVAKIELSDEAGELLDAEFDEIIEEAEADGISFDDDSKGAMTSKWTQLEKLVGAAPRLDKVVEDILKHFDDRVEAMDGGKAMIVCMSRRICVEVYNRIIAARPDWHADEDAEGAVKVVMTGAAQDPVEFQPHIRSKARLETLRTRYRDPADAMKLVIVRDMWLTGFDAPCMHTMYVDKPMKGHGLMQAITRINRVFGAKNSGLVVDYIGLAADLKKALRHYSQADQKQTGVDQGEAVHALHTQIDIMRGMFFGIAYMDAVRGTPADRIRILPVAIEHALTLKVDGKDPKNREDSKKRFMTAVAGLVKAFRIAAGTSEAAALKDEVGFFVAVQAAIRKMDATSRTGRSAEDTELAIAQLLNRAVASTEVIDILEAAGIDRPDLSVLSEDFLLGLQNTPHKNLAVEALRKLLNGEIRTRTRTNQTQNEAFSKRLTDAMARYHNRSIDAIQVIKEMIDMAKDLQQQPEDGMSPEEVAFYDALAQNESARELMGNEELRVIAQELVNAVQANSSVDWWRKQNVRTKMRVIIRRILKKHGFPPDLASDAIKKVVQQAEVLAREFA
- a CDS encoding DUF6927 domain-containing protein codes for the protein MGWLFNNRVPADIRAEIERLCTHNDEERSTRPIRICRDGSIWTVAAEMTLKNGSEVPDGYQPDENGKFTFGAVFRTRKDHGGWGYRLDEENVGPEFARAPKSLIDILSPTSSDWANSWRKRCLENAARRARRLKDGDVIRLDQALEFNDGRKRKHFKVIIEKPQGYTRARTVFQCVETGVTCRISGFRRRAWDAMSPVGDPTEAKAATGLEKGN
- a CDS encoding AAA family ATPase, producing MTRKSAKRSTAKVESTSDLCRTDTTLPGLEAVLAHLQKLRSAGTTTLLLVEDEELDEDETPSVQTPEMRNPPRDLLDALLMLRLHSMLANAGLTSFRPPRGSLQVIVAPVECDRTDIRTILPRLIGRDPALPDPAIRADDDVTRKRTGKGVLESLRADILQGNPVIAVMTADDMIPDDLRVAMQPTLRLPPLSRQMLQAVMAFQFNDPSVALQHPDATIAQLSDVAMSSIFAAEDIRTAIERLDRAASHKTQTRVTLDDVHGQPQALKALRQVVEDLRSYQSGAVKWSDVTKSFLLLGPPGTGKSMMAAGLAGSAGISFVKTSYSDCQKFGHQGDMLKALNTAVESAISAAPSVFFIDEIDSFHSRDRETGSRNGYIIGVVNGLLTQIDRLSATPGVILIAATNNVERVDSAVIRPGRFDRHIHVGRPDRSGILSMLEGLLSGLKVDPVGIDRLCDQLLGASGAEIAAMVRDARTRARAERSPLSFGHLLAAADAIQPPPEPGVIWRISVHEAGHLLAGHLLGLPAATHVSVTGIRGLVTRPHPTCKLPGTISDMIVHALAGRVTERLVFSVISQGAGSGPTSDLALATRFAVAAETSYGFGTSLSWIDPETPLYLLPRDIRSRVEARLNEADTRTQRLLAERKAEIERIARVLMEKRDLDATAISALLSGVPNGTGHTMSPAECEGCETRHVERDFLKETPDAQSL